In Streptococcus mitis, the DNA window CCGACAAGACCAGCAATTTGTGTTACTTTTAGTTATTTTGCTAGGTATTTTAGGGATTTCTCTCTTTCTAGCAGTTTCAATGGGATCTGTTGCGATTGATCTAGGAGATACCTATCGGATTATTTTGAGCAGGTTGGGATTTCCTCTTGAGATAGGAGAGGTTTCCAAGTCTACTCTTGCCATTGTATGGAACATGAGATTCCCCCGAGTATTGTTAGGTCTGATAGTAGGAGCAGGCCTTTCTATGTGTGGTAGCGTGATGCAGTCTACAGTGAACAATCCCATCGCAGAGCCTTATGTCTTAGGAATATCTGCGGGTGCAACTCTAGGGGCAACCTTGAGCATCATTCTTGGTTTAAAAGTGATGATTAGCCTTGGAGCTTTTCTTGGAGCTATTTTGGCAACAATTGCTGTCCTCATCATTGCCTCTATGCAGGGAAGGATGACGACTTCCAGTCTGATTTTATCAGGAACGGTGGTCAACGCTCTCTTTCTAGCCTTTTCCAACTTTATTATCTCAGTCGGAGCTAATGCGGATAGTGTGATGACCATTAAGTTTTGGACCATGGGCTCGCTCGCTGGGACTTCCTGGGCAGACTTGGTCCTGCCAACTATAGTAGTAGGAATAGCCTTTCTATTTTTCTCTACCCAGTATCGTGTTTTCAATGCGATGATGATGGGAGATGAGGCTGCTTTAACTTTGGGAATTCCTTTACGCTTTTATTGGTATCTTTATGTGACAATGGTGGCTGTGCTGACAGCAGTCTTAGTGGCAACTTGTGGGATTATTGGATTTGTCGGTCTGATTACTCCACATTTAGCTCGAGGGATAGTAGGAACGAATTACAAGAGGCTTTTTCCTGTTGCGACCATACTGGGTGCCCTCTTTGTCATCTGGGCAGACGTACTCTCTCGTATCATCATTCCAAACGCAGAGCTTCCTATTGGTATTTTCACAGCCTTAGTAGGTGCTCCCTTCTTTATCTACATTGTTGGAGGTAGGCGAAGGGAGGTGAGGGTCTGATATGGACTTGATTTGTCAGGATATCCATTTTGGACTAGGAGAGAAAAAAATCCTCAAAGGAGTCTCTCTTAAGGTTGAAGGGAATCAATTTCACACGATACTAGGACCAAATGGAAGCGGGAAAACCAGTCTACTTAAACTCCTCTATCGTCAGGAAAAGGCGGACAAAGGCTTGATAAGCCTAGATGGAAAGCCTCTGGAACAATGGACGCTCAAAGAAACAGCCAAGCAAATGGCAGTTGTGACCCAGTTTAACCAACTGCAGTTTGATTGTACAGTT includes these proteins:
- a CDS encoding FecCD family ABC transporter permease; this translates as MLSKFSGSRQDQQFVLLLVILLGILGISLFLAVSMGSVAIDLGDTYRIILSRLGFPLEIGEVSKSTLAIVWNMRFPRVLLGLIVGAGLSMCGSVMQSTVNNPIAEPYVLGISAGATLGATLSIILGLKVMISLGAFLGAILATIAVLIIASMQGRMTTSSLILSGTVVNALFLAFSNFIISVGANADSVMTIKFWTMGSLAGTSWADLVLPTIVVGIAFLFFSTQYRVFNAMMMGDEAALTLGIPLRFYWYLYVTMVAVLTAVLVATCGIIGFVGLITPHLARGIVGTNYKRLFPVATILGALFVIWADVLSRIIIPNAELPIGIFTALVGAPFFIYIVGGRRREVRV